In the Arachis ipaensis cultivar K30076 chromosome B04, Araip1.1, whole genome shotgun sequence genome, CGACCTTTCGGTCAGCTTGCTATTGCGCTGGTCGGCACTCCTGTTATGATCCCAGTTTTTGGGGTGGGTGGAGAACCAAATGGTGTCGAAGATGTATTGtgggatgatgataatgatgtggAGCCCACCACTATTGATGAGGATAGCGATAATGATCTTGGGAGGAGTATTCCAATTGGGGGTGGTGGAACATCTATTTCGGAAACTCAGTAATACCCCCCCNNNNNNNNNNNNNNNNNNNNNNNNNNNNNNNNNNNNNNNNNNNNNNNNNNNNNNNNNNNNNNNNNNNNNNNNNNNNNNNNNNNNNNNNNNNNNNNNNNNNNNNNNNNNNNNNNNNNNNNNNNNNNNNNNNNNNNNNNNNNNNNNNNNNNNNNNNNNNNNNNNNNNNNNNNNNNNNNNNNNNNNNNNNNNNNNNNNNNNNNNNNNNNNNNNNNNNCCCGCACTTTTCGACTTTAGACTTGGAGACCATGGCATAATAGGAGTTACCGGATGCAGCATCTGGATTTGGGGACAGAGATACACAGGATGCAGGAGGTCTAGCTGAGTTCTAAGTTAGTCAGCAATTTCAGAATAAAGAGGAAGCCGTCTTAAGTGCGAAGACTTATAGTATCCGTCATGAGGTTGATTACAGAGTGCTGGAATCTGATCATTGCAAGAACTATAGAAAGTGTAAGGATTTCGACAACGgttgcacatggttgattcggatCACTCTTCACCAGTGGAAGGGTATTTGGGAGGTAAGAAGGTATAATGGATCTCATACATGTCTGGCCACGTCGATATCTAGTGATCGCAGGATGCTTGATTATCATGCTATATTTGCTTTCATACTGCTTATGATAAGAGCTGATGCGGCTATGTTGATCAAGGTATTGTAGATTGCAACAGAGGCACATTTTGAATTCAGACCAACTTACAAAAGGGTTTGATTGGCTAAGCAAAAGGTTGTGGCTCAGATTTATGGAGATTGAAAAGAGTCATATAATGAGTCGCTGAGATGGGTACTGGGTATGCAGATAACAATGCCAGGTAGTGTTGTAGTGTTGAAGACGAGCCCTGTGCGACTTGGTGTGCAAGTCGATGAGTCATCGATTGGTGTGCAAGTCGATGAGTCATCGATTGGTGTGCAAGTCGATGAGTCATCGACTTATTTCCATTGGCTATTTTGGACATTCCCACCGTGTATCGAGGCCTTTAGGTATTGTAAATCGTTGGTTAGTATTGGTAGGACACACTTGTATGGTAAATACGGGGATACACTGATGATTGCGGTTGCTCAGGATAGGAATTCTAACATCATTTCCATTGCTTTCGTACTTGTAGAGGGTAAGAATGCGAAGTCGTGGTCATTTTTTCTGTCTCACATTCGGCATCACGTAATGTCTTAACCAGGTATTCTAGTCATATCGGATAGGCACAATGGAATCAAGGCTGCATTAGGTATCCGCCTAGTGCCTACCAAGCATTTCGTATTTGACACGTGGCAGCAAGTTTTGCCCTGAGTTTTAAGGGCAAGGATGCAATGAGGTTTTTAGTGAATGCTGCTTATACCAAGACTGAGGTCAagtttgattactggtttgaCATTCACTGATCTAAAGACCCTGCAATGTGTGACTGGGCTAACTTGATTCGCCTTACCATGGGCTAACTTGGTTCAACATTGCATGCATACTAAATCAAACCTAGTAACTTCGATTTATTAATGTGACACTAATTCGAATCTATTTGATTTAATTTAGCTTGAAAAACTGTAAATCGAATATGGTTGATTCGATTTACATATAAATGCAAATAGAACCCCAATGTAACCTAATTCTATTTAGGACATTGGTGTAATATTGGATTGCATTTGTTTTCTTTATGTGAATTACTatcatatttttgtaattttagccATTATTTAACCAGTATAAATGTTAAATTATCttcaacaaataaattttattaatttatgtgtacAAACTCTGAAAAATATGGATATAAACTGTTTATGTGTACAAATTCTGATAAATATAGGTGCAAACTATATATTTCTTGTATATAAATACCTGTAAATATGGGTGCAAATTATTACTAGCCAAGTGATAGCCCAAAATGATAATATTTGTTGGTCATGTAATAATATAATCATATATTGTAACACCCTTACTACCATAATGTCACGCTTTCAGCTGCGTCACTCGATAGTGTAGATATTACGACgactttcatatatatataaaagactaATATAGGAGCCTTTTTAACACTTGAACCcgtataaacttttttttttcaaataagaaACCCAAAATACTTTTGAACTTAaaaacatacatatatacatacaaacTAGATACAACACTTAAAGTATATACACATACACAATAATAACTTACAAGCATTACATACCACAACGCCTATCCCTCTCACAAAATTACAAAGATAAAAGCGAGGAAAAACTAATAGCTAAGATGATACAAAATATTGTATAAGCAAAAACGAGATAAAATCTTTATAAATATCttcgtccatatcctgaaaagagaAATCTGTAGGGGATGAGAACATCATCCTTTgcagggttctcagtagagggttaaGGAATTGCTATAACAAGATATGTAAAGGAAACTATTTTCAAATACAATGATCGTTGTTCGTCTTATGTACCTTTGAAAAAACCAATTTTAACATtcaaaatccaaaacctttttaaaagaagaatcagttaattatccaaaatccaaaaacttttcctttcttataaagatattaaaagttttcctagactgtatgaataATAACCAATttattccaagcataggttcattaagtctatgctgaaccagcttgaCTTTTCATACGTTACTAAATTTCAAACACaaaccaatcacggcctccggcccaacacCAAATCAACCATGGCCTCAAGTCCAagcaactcaatcaacatccaattcaCCATAATCCAACCAAtcaatcacaaacacaagtaatgaggttcaaatACAATCAAGAGTAGTTACATCAggtatagcaattagcagttaaatagaattattcacataggcaaaccaattacaaaatccacacccaaacaatgtcacataggtgcatatgatgaatgtctgtcctaatTGGCTGTcatatcacattgtcagttcaactgccaacccgacacatccccaTGAGAATGTCGCCTTTTGGTCACAAATAAAAATGGGAACTCCTAGGGACATAGTGTCCAGCACACTGTCCAAGGGATATAATGATTGCCACACTCTTGTGACTCAAAAagatgtgagcgggatactcaGCTTCAATCCTCACATtacccagggatatagtgcccgacacactcTTGCGACTTATAGATCGCGTCTCAATCAAAACCAAACTCATCTCTAtcctaatttcaaaatcattcttgGCTCATTTTCTTTCAAAAACAAAACGTATTCAGTTTACATCTCGCCAAGAATCACTTTTTCCTCAAATCAATCCCTTTTAAAACCAAAACCGCTTTTGGTAACATTCTCCAAAAATGCCAAACAACTTTAAAATCATATCAATTATAAATCTCtttaaaaaactcaaaaatcattcATTCTTGAACCATTCACTTAACTACTTTAAAATCAAGAGTTGTTAATTAAAATCCACAGCAaggtctcaagactttaggggagaACAATCAATTTTATTTCCTTAAATTCATTAAAGATTCTTAAAATCATagcttttaaatttgaatcaatcaAAGTGAAacttaaaccaaaaccaaatcatttaaaacAAAACCATTTTCAGTTTCATTCTTAAATTTGAAACATTCTCAAAGGCTCGAAAATTGTTCCGTGTTGCTAAATTAGAATTTGAGAATACTTTAGCTCTTTCCAAGACGTCACAAAAATGAAATTaatcaatcaaaattcaattactTTTAAGTTCACTAAAAACTCCTCCGAATGTAGTTCTTtgatcaaattcaaaacataagtcTCCTCATATTTAAATCGACTTCAAAACaaaatacttttcttaaatacATTAAAGTTGAAAGGTAATTCTCTTCTAAATAAATCGaattcaaaatatattatttttcttaataaataaaacACAACAAAAATGCTTTTCTCCATAACTCAAAATCATAGcataattcattttttttcttagtaaatctaaaatcaaataatacaatttctcaaaatttcaaattttctctAAATAACATTTTAAACAAAGTCTCAAATTTTATAACGAAATTTTGACAGCATAtcctctaaaactcagactttGCTACTATTCTCGGGTCCCATCTAAACCTTTTCCAAATGAAACCAATTCCAAAATCAATTCTAATAGATCAAACCCATTTTCAAAACTCCAGAAAACTAATCCAACAATCACCAATCACCAGTTTAACAAAATCAATCAGTAATTCAATCCAATAAACTGTCGTATTCATCCAAGATAGaccaaacaatacataagacttacatcatcacaaaaatatatttctaaatcaatatccatttataacaatgCCGAAATATAAAATAAGTCTTTAGAAAAACTCCTACCTCGAAAAGTTGAAACCATAAACCAAATGCGTCAAGAAACATTTTTCCTCTCGGCCCGCAATCAGCGGTGGCTACATCCACAACTCCGCTTATTTTCGCAACAACAGAAATAGCTTTAATTGTAACATGTAACCTCGGAACTCAATCCTAAAACATTAATATCGCGAAAACCTTAATAACATATAACCAGAGGACTTCCTCTATGAACGGGGTTTCTCTCATTACCTCGACTATCATCGGTGTCATTTGAAATCCCTTTGATATCTTTTGTCATTTTTCAGTTATAGGAGTTCTCACGCCTTCTATGATCGTTAGATTAATGACCGTTTTCAAGCTTGATTCTCGTGTGCAAAAAAGACTACTCTCTAGTACCTATCTTGCATGGGGATGGATATTTCACTGCAGTAGTTTCTTCTTGAGTTAGCACAGGAGATCACTTCTTGGATTTGTTTGAGCAGGTATCTTTGACTCGTTGCCACCTCTTATTTCAAAGCTTGTAACTTGTGGCGCCATATTAGCAACTAAGTTGTGTGTGTGTTTGTTGATGATAAGCACTCTCACGCCATTACTGGCGCGTAATAGTTTCCTGAGCCTTCATCTATGGCTTCGCTGACGATCTTCTAATGGTCCCCACAAATGGTACTAATTTTTAAACGACGTTTCTTAAACACAATATTATTTTGGGGACCCAACAGAATTTCCAACGTATGTGTGTAAGGCGATGAGAATAGTTGTAAAGACACTTCAATCCTCAAGACAGTAATAAGTGAAAGCTTTTTGGAAGTTGTAACCTACCAGGGGAAACTCAAGGTGCCCTTTATGTAGACTTGATGTCTAGAGTTTGATAATTGATTCGTGCGAGTTTGAAAGAACAAATGAAACTTGATCGTACTTAACGTAGAAGATACATTCCTCTTTTGAAGATTTGATCCACTTTAATTAAATAGGAGAAAATACATTATCTTATTTTTCCTAGGTGAGGGTCTCAACCTGTATCTAAGCCTTTAAGAAACTTTTTTTTACAGTGAGGCGAagaaagaagagagggagaataATCTGTATATTCCTCTACTAATAGTGGATACAATTTTAGTATATATACAAGATGGAAAAGATGCACAACTCAACAAATCTGTTCAAAATTGTAAAATCTATAAAGAACCCTATCATAACAGAATTATATTCTTGGGTGATGACTCATAGCTTCTAGAACAAAAGGAAAACAACAATAgtataaaataatagaaaaaatcaGAAGGAAAAAATAATAGAGTAAGGGTACGATCATTTATCTTGAGTCTGTGCATCTTTAGAAGAGTTGGTAGCTTCGGCCAAAGGTTTGTTCAATATGCCCCCGCAAGCTAGAGGATGGAAGAGATCGAGAATACCCAGCTTGGATAAGTTAATGTAAAATGGCTGAGACGGAAGGGTTTGGTAAATTGTCAGCCAATTGTTCGAAAGAAGGAACATGAAGTAATTTCAATACCCCGGCTTGTGCTTTTTGCCGAACAAGATAACAATCAACCTCCAAATATTTGGTACATCATGAAAAATAGGGTTGGAAGCAATATGCAAAGCGCTttgattatcacaaaataaaATCGGAGGGTGTTCATAAGAGACATGCAAACATTTCAGCAAGTTCAAAATCCACAAGAGCTCACAAGTAGAACTAGCAAGAGCAAGATATTCAATTTCAGTAGATGATTGTGCAACAGTAGTTTGCTTCTTAGTTTTACAAGAAACCAATGAATGCTCTAAGAATAAATAGTATCCAGTTAAGGAACGTCATATATCCGGACAACTCGTCCAATCGGAATCACTGAAACCGGATATGTGTAGATTAGAAGATCTGGGAAAGAACAGACTACGACCGGGGTTATTTTTCAAATATCAAAGAACCTGAATAGCAACTTTGTAATGCATCTCAGTTGGTGTAGCCATAAATTGGCTCAATTGTTGAGCCGTATAAGTATATCGAGTCAAGTGGCGGTAAGATAAATTAACCGACTAACAAGATATCTATAAATTAATGATCGGATAAGAGAGGTCTATCATCTTGATAAAGATGCAGAGTGTTGTCCATAGGAACAGTAGCCGGCTTACAACCCAAAAGACTAGCATCATCCAAAAGATCCAGGAAATACTTATGTTGTGAGAGAGACATACCTTTAGCCGAATGAGCTACCTCAATACCTAAAAAATATTTCAAGGTACCAAGgtctttgattttaaaattagaatctaaaattattttaatagaaATAAGCTTAGATAGACAATTCCCAATAAGAACAATATCATCCATATAAACCAGCAATATAGAGACTTCACTGCCAATAACCTTAATAAATAAACTATAATCGAAAACAATCTGCTGATACCCataagatagaagaagaacataGAGTTTCTCATACCACATTCTGCTAGATTAGTGCAAGCCATAAAGAGATTTTAATAAGCAACAACACTAATTATGTTTACTTGAAGCAAGGCTAGGGGGAAGAGCCATATACACATTTTCTTTGAGATCATAATGAAGGAAGGTGTTATTAACATCAAGCTACTGAATGGGCCAGTTCTTACATGAAGCTAGGGCCAAGACAATATGAATTGTTGCTGGTTTAACCACTAGAGAAAAAGTCTCCAAGAAATTGACTCATTCAGTCTGAGTAAAACCTTTCACAACTAAACGAGCCTTATACTGCTCAATTGATCCATCGGGCCAACGTTTAATTTTATAAACTCAGCAGCAACCAATCGGTTTTACAGTGGCAAGGCACTCAACCAAGGACCAAGTCTTGTTCTACTCTAAGGAAGCAAGTTTAGCACTCATGGCATCACGCCAATGCGAATGTTTATTGGCTTCCCGATATGAATAAGGCTTAAGTTCAACATGTAGAGACGATATGTAGGTATAgtgataagaagaaaaagaagaaagtgaaAGCACAGAGGATAGGGGATACCGACAGATTGAGGTGGCTGGGGTGGTAGGCGTGAGAGAAGAGTTGCATAAGTAGTCCCAAAGATTGTTGGGGAGACGGGTGGGGCGACTGCTCCGTCGCAGATGTCGTGCGGCCGTGTGTAAAAGGGGAGGGGAGGATGGGGTGATGTGATGTTAGGGTTTGGTGAAGGGGACGAATAAGGGGGTGTTAGTGGCGGGAAAAGGTTGTGATGAAGGTGAAGAAAGGGAGAAAAAAGTGATGGAAGCAGTAGGGAGGATGGGGCTTGAGTATGTGTGGTTGAAGGTATAATAATGTGTGGGTCTTTGGGTAAGGAAAAGTTAAAGAGTGGGTTAGAGGCTGGGTCATTTGAAGAAGTTGAAGGCCTAATAAGAAGAGATGGCTGAAATTGAACTTGTGTTTATGGATTATTAATTTGTGGACCAAAAAAATTTTGAGTGGGTATAGAGGATGGAATGGGCTATTGATGTTTGGCCAATGAGAAGAACAATTCATGGAAGATGACATTTTTGGACACAATGAATTTTTTTGTTATGTAAAGTGTAAACAATGTACCTTTTAAATCCTtgttaataactaagaaaaatagcTTTGTTTGCAGAAGGATCAAATTTGGAACGATAAACTAAAAGAGTTGAAGCATAGCATAAACAACAAAAAATCTTTAAATCATGATAAAGGGGtggtttttttaataaaattttaaaaagggttTTAAAATCAACCATGGAAGATATGACTCTATTTATCAATATACAACATGATTGATGGCATATGACCAAAAAACTAAGAGGAACatttgattgaaaaatgaatgcaCGTGCAATATTTAAAATATGTTGATGTTTCTGCTCTACTATTTCATTTTTTGAGGGATCTCAATGCAACTATATTGATGAATGATTCCTTTAGCAGAAAAAAATCAGATAGAAGAAATTCAGGTCTATTATCGAAACGAATAAATTTGACTTTAAATTAAAGTGAGTTTCTATTAatacaataaaaattttaaaaagttgtgAAATCTCATTTTTGGTTCTCAATAAAATAACCCAAGTAAATCTACTAAAATAATCAACAAtggttaaaaaatatttataattatgaatAGAATTTTGTCTGAAAGGATCCcaaatatcaaaatataataacTTAAAAATATCATTAGCTTTGATAAagctttgagaaaaaaaaaagctttcTTTGCTTTGAAAAATGATATACATCACAAAGGTTCTTCATGGTGTGAGGAGATAAAAGAAAATTGTTTATGTCAAATATTAAGCTTATGTCCAGAAAGATGCCCCAAGCAAAAATGTCATAAGTTGGATTGAGTGATAGGAGTAGTGTGTGTGGAATTGATGAAGGATGAGGATGGCGGGTGATTGATGTCAAGAGCCTTCTTAAGAATGTACAACCTTCTCTCATTCTACCCAAACCAATCATCCTCAAGCTGTTAGATTCCTGTAAGGTACATgaagattttgaaaaagtaaGCTCACAATTTTATATGGTTGTAATCTTAGAAATGAAAATCAAGTTGAAATGGAATTGAGGTAAGTAAAGAACGTTAGAaagaattaaagaagaagaaaattttgCAACACCGTTAtaatctgcaatagcttgagaaCCATTTGGCATATGAACAATAATTGGATTGATTTTTGAATAAGAggtataaagaaaaaaataagagaaaatattaTCAGTTGCACCAGAATCAAATATCTAAGTACCAGAAAATATTATATGAGAAGATATAtgatttaaaatagaaaagtaaaggaAGAATAAAGTATATGAATATCCAAACTTGGCTAGGAAGAAGCTCAGTTTGAGAGGGAGTATTAGCCTTAGTATCATCTGTAAATGCTGATGAGCCTTGGCCTATTTCAAGAATGCCATGTGTGTTGGGCTGAGAAGGAGTGAGTGCAAGATTGGGCCAAGACAAGGCCCGATCCACTATGATGCCCTTTTCTCTTCAATACTTCTTGGTCATGAATATCTGAATAGGATAAACTGCCCTATCGATATCTTTGCTTCTACAATCTGAACTGAGCATGGGTTTTTGAAGTTAGCTCACCCTTGTGGGATTGTGATCCTTTGTCTCAGCCATTGTAGCACGTGTGTTGCGCAGGGCATAAGGGGCATGATAACTTGGTGCCATCTTCACCTTTCTCCGGCTTATCACCGACAGTCTGCTCAGAGTTCCAAACTTTATGTTGGCAACTAAGCACAAGGGTTGTGCTCGTTGCAGGACTTAACCCAACACCTTATGGCACGAGCTGACAGTATCACGGCCATCCAATAGGAAGGGTTTCAATTTTTTCAAATGAACGATTTGAagatttcttttgtataataCTAATCGATAGGGCCTCATTGGTAAGTGTTACAAGATGTCGCAGACCGACCATAGAACCCTGTTCAAAAAGCAGAACGCATCTGAACGAGTCGCACATACACCCTAGTACAGGTTTCTCGGCGCTGAGGACATCCCCGAAGGCAGGGGATTTTGTGACATTTTAGATTTTCTATCTTGTGTTTCTAATAAGTTATTTCATAGTTGGCATGGTGAGTCGTATACATACTGAGTTAGTTTAGATTAATCTTAACCCGATGTTTAAAAATaagttataaattaattaatagaaatttttatataaatattataaGTTATAAGAAATTCAATAAGGTAATAAGAAGGTTAGATGACTAATAATCAACTAGGGCAGGAGAGGGAAGAACAGATGCTGCAAACGGTGATGCTGCTAGAAGGAGACACACAATCATGAAACCACAGGTGTCCCGAAAATCGGGGGTGGCCGGGCGGGTACCCATGCTTTTCGTAGCATACATCCATGATGTGACCCGTTCGGCCACAGTAGGTATAGATCTTCATCGATGAACCACCATTCCCAGCGCTGACGGTTTGGCCTCCTTTGCCACGACCATAGGAACGACGAGTATCAGTGGCAGCGGCACCGATTTTGGTTTGTCGAGAATCTCGATGGTTAACTAGAGTTGTCGTTCATGTTGTAAAACAAGGGTGAATACCTTCGAGACCGGCGACAGGGGATCGAGAAGCAGGATTTGAGAACAGACGACGACAAACCTTTCATCCAGATCCTTCAAGAATTGAATGACAAAGTCTTAGGATCAATAAAGTTAGCTTTGCTGGCCAGAGGCACACAGTGAGGGGATGAGCATGTTCTAACCTTTTTCATAAAATTTTCAGTGATATATGAAATTCTGTGACAGAGATAACACCTTGTTTCAGACAAAAATTTCTTTATACAACTCAGCAATTTGTAACAAATCAGACTGTGAAAACAGCCATGAATTTCTTGCCAAACTGATGTGGCAGTGTTGAGGTAAATAACACTCTATGTTATAGATGGTGACAAAGAGTGAAAAAGTCAAGACAGAACAAGATTATTGCAACGTTTCCACATTGAAAAAAGAGGGTAATCTGAAGAAGGGGATGAAATGGTTCCAATAAGAAAATTATAGTTGTTCTTGGAGATAACTGTTATGGAGAAAGAACGTGACCAAGAATGATAATTACTATCAGTAAGGACAGGACTGATAAGAACTAAGGTGGGATTCTCACTTAGATGAATGTAGTATGAGTTGAATGTATCTAGAGAAGGGTTGAAAGAACTATCTTATATAggagaagaaattgaaaaaagaGGGCTTGATTATTAAGATCAGAGATTTTTACCATTGTTGGGTATTAACAAAGCTCAAAAAACTCTGATACCATAACAAACTTTTGACAGTAAggcaaaagaagaagagagagtaaTATGTATATTTTTCTACTAATAGTAGAtacaattttaatatatatacaaaatgGAAGAAATAGACAACTCAACAAATCTGTTCAaaactataaaatttataaagaatCTTATCATAATAGAACTATATTTTTGGGTGATGGCTCACAACTTTTAGAACTATATTTTTGGGTGATGGCTCACAACTTTTAGAATGAAAAAAAAGAGCAAtagtataaaaaaatagaaaaaatcaaaaggcaaaaataatagaataagagTATGATCATTTATCTTAAGTTTTTGCATTTTTAGAAGAGTCAATAGTTTGGGCCAAAAGTTAGTTCAATACGTTTTATACTTGGTGGGTCTTGCCTAGTTGTTGGGTCGTGTTAGCCATTAGCCATNNNNNNNNNNNNNNNNNNNNNNNNNNNNNNNNNNNNNNNNNNNNNNNNNNNNNNNNNNNNNNNNNNNNNNNNNNNNNNNNNNNNNNNNNNNNNNNNNNNNNNNNNNNNNNTTCGTGTATGGCAcgtgataaaattgaaattataattttaaattatttttaaaattaatttaaattataataatttgattaataaaaagtaATATGTTATgcgttgttaattttttttaatttggtattAAGTGTATCAACTCTAATGTAGTTattaatcatttttattaatctacttttttcaataaaCTAGACATATATACTCAATGTCAAATTAAATAACCTAGTAACACTTAAATCTACCAACAAATATTTGTATGTTATTTTATTGTgaagtaagaacatatcaaaatcaactcaaaataaataacaataaattattagaaaattctaatacacaaatttctctaataaacaataaataatttaaaatcacTAAAAAAAAACTCAACACCTCCCTTTGATGTCTGCAAAATATATACTTAAAATAACATTATATCAATATTagtatataaaattatatgaatagtataattttaaaataatttaccaagagaataaaataatacagatttttatgataattttaataTCCTCAAGCTATAAATGTGGAATAAGAATGTATTATCAATTAATACCTAGAActtgtcaatttttttaattgacagtaataaattttgataaatttaattaagagatttaaaaattactttttcattaTAAGCTCTCAAAAACTTCTCTATATACCATATTCATCGTGCAGTTATCTTTCAAGTGTTTGTGATTGtttataccctgggtcgagctgtatgaCCCGGGCTGGTTAAAGATAAGTCGGCCGACCTCTTCGGATCAGGATTATCCGACCTCTTcataaaagagttcggccaaaacGCTAtagaggcccaagtaggcccaaatagaggaacacgacccaaatctaaaggAAGCCCAAActtagaaagataagggcggttcccctaaagataaagatgacttcactcaaagataagataagataactatcttatctcaagGGAagatcactccacaccattataaatacactggagcacccaggtataactcatactctgattctacaaaaaacctgcttaaagcccatgctaacttaagcatcggagtctcttgcaggtaccaccaccctccggtgatgaaggatcagctaCATCAGCACCGCCACCGCCTCCAACAAGTCAGACGTATCAGCTCCGGCCGCCACAGCAGAcctcatctgagatcgacctaacagtttcaggtaaccctcggaacattggcgtcgttgttggggaacctggaagtcattccatcaccatggcagacaaccttgacaatgaccATGACTCCGGATTAGAGGAGAGAACTCTGCATAAGAATGTGGACACCACACCAAAGGATACGCCTCAaccaaacaaagacaagaattcaccaaacatagaaatcatggaggccCTACATGCTCAACAAGACCGCCTCAAACAGCTCAAAAAAGAGGCCAAACATCAACGAGAAGCCGAAAGAAACCTCCagagagaaactaggcgacgccgagagttggaggacaaactcctaaaactcgaagccaacCTGAAAACTAAAACCATCCAAACCGGTC is a window encoding:
- the LOC107636181 gene encoding uncharacterized protein LOC107636181, producing MCLPLHLRQFWLHLRRSHDLNRDCDEQIGDNRPFGQLAIALVGTPVMIPVFGVGGEPNGVEDVLWDDDNDVEPTTIDEDSDNDLGRSIPIGGGGTSISETQVLESDHCKNYRKCKDFDNGCTWLIRITLHQWKGIWEVRRYNGSHTCLATSISSDRRMLDYHAIFAFILLMIRADAAMLIKITMPGSVVVLKTSPVRLGVQVDESSIGVQVDESSIGVQVDESSTYFHWLFWTFPPCIEAFRYCKSLVSIGRTHLYGKYGDTLMIAVAQDRNSNIISIAFVLVEGILVISDRHNGIKAALGIRLVPTKHFVFDTWQQVLP